The stretch of DNA GACTATTGAGCATTATTTTGTGACCGCTATTAGTGATTATGATTTGATCTAAAGACTAAAGAAGCATAATAAAAAAACATAAGATGATTTTAAACCAATGAAGCAGTTGTATTAATAATACAGGCTGCTTTATTATTGCACCTATAGGGATGTTTATTAATACTTTATAAAATAAGTTGTAAGCATTCATAATTTAAAAATATAAAATGAGAAATGTTTACATGAGCGAAAGCAATGAACATCATGGTATGGATAGTTCAGCAAAACCAATTCGTATCGCGTACCTGATTCTGGTACACCGCTTACCTGAACAATTCAAAAGACTTTTTAAAGCCATCTATGAACCTACCAATTTTTATCTGATCCACATTGATAAAAAAGCGAATCAGGAGATCGGGAAAGACGTCAGAGATTTCCTGAAAAAATATCCGAATATCCACATTCTTAAAAGTGAAAAAGTAGTATGGGGTGGATACAGCATGGTTCAGGCTGAACTTGACGGAATGAACTATCTTCTTAGTATGAATGATGAATGGGATTACTTTATCAACCTGAGTGGTCAGGACTATCCTTTGAAATCACAAAAAATTATCAAAGAATTCTTATCGGCGAATAATGGAAAAAGTTATCTGAAAGTAGCAGACCAGAAAGAGATCAGGCCAGAAACCATGAATCGTATAGAAAACTATTTTGAAGAACTTGAAGATAGTATATCGGAAAAAACTCACAAAAGAGATTTTATGGAGGGAGTGATCCCTTATATTGGTGGGCAATGGATGATTTTAACCCGAAATTGTTGCGAATTCATATGTAATAGTATAGAAGTGAAGAAGTATGAAGACTACTACTTGAATACTTTGATTGCAGATGAATCTTTTTTTCAGACTGTCTTAATGAATACTTCTTTTGATGGCATTTTAGTGGATGATGATAAGAGGGCTATTATCTGGATTCCGGATGGAGACATTAAACTCCGTCCGAAAACATTTATCAGGACAGATTTTGATTTTCTGCAAACAGGAAGTCACCTTTTTGCAAGAAAATTCGATGATAACGTTGATGACCAGATTATTAATAGTATCGCA from Chryseobacterium piperi encodes:
- a CDS encoding beta-1,6-N-acetylglucosaminyltransferase, whose amino-acid sequence is MRNVYMSESNEHHGMDSSAKPIRIAYLILVHRLPEQFKRLFKAIYEPTNFYLIHIDKKANQEIGKDVRDFLKKYPNIHILKSEKVVWGGYSMVQAELDGMNYLLSMNDEWDYFINLSGQDYPLKSQKIIKEFLSANNGKSYLKVADQKEIRPETMNRIENYFEELEDSISEKTHKRDFMEGVIPYIGGQWMILTRNCCEFICNSIEVKKYEDYYLNTLIADESFFQTVLMNTSFDGILVDDDKRAIIWIPDGDIKLRPKTFIRTDFDFLQTGSHLFARKFDDNVDDQIINSIAIQYNEPFKALAKVIDIKTVSKSYDRLN